Within the Myxococcus virescens genome, the region GGTGCGGTGGCCTCAAGCAGCGGGCGAAGAAGGAGAAGCGCCGAGTATACGTGCGCCCACTCACCACTCATGCGTGCGTTGAAGGGCGCGTCGGCCAAGACGCTCGCGCCGTCGACCTGCTCATTGAAGGACGCCGCCAGCCGCACTGCGACCTGCACGACCGCCTTCACAGATGTCGTGGCATCGATCTCGCGCGTGGTGGCCGCGACATCTCGGTACAAGCGAACGCCGCGCTGCGTCGCATCCCTGGGAGTCGGGAGTTCAGAATCCCAGGGCGGAGGCGGAAGCTCCTCGAGGGCTCGCACCACGACATCGAACGACGAGACCGCCAAGCGGACTGCTCGCCACGCTGCGTCGTCGGGCGCGGCCGTTTCGACAGGAAGAAACCGCACGTCATCGGGCGTGGGTGATGCGAGTGCGTCAGAGATTGCGGTCCCGAGGAGAGCCAGATCGACCGACGCTTCTCTCGCTCCAATCTCCCGCGCGACAGCGACAACGTGCTCGCGAGCCCTTCTGTACCGTAGCTCCGACTCCACGAACGCGTAGCGCTTACCGTCGCGTCGCAGCACGGCGTCTTGCCAAAGGGGCCAAGGAACTCCGAGGTACCGAACGACCTGGATTTCCCCCTCCGGAGCCCGCTGCTCCAGCGCCGCGGTCAAGACGGCAGTGAGATCCGGTCGTTCAAGCGCGCGCGCCACATCCTCGGGCCGGTCGCCCACGGAGGCGAACCACGCAGCTGCATCCTCAAGGCTCGTGCCCGGAACCATGTGGCAGCGCGCGGCCAATAGCGCGGGGGCGAGGCCGTCGACGCTCATCGATCGATGGAGCCCGGCTGCGTCGGCGACATCGACGATTTCCACGTCGGTGATTTCGCGCTCGCGAAGGAACGACCGAGTGCTTCCGTCGCGAAGAGCATGTGCATACCCTGCCCAGAGATCGCGAGAACGGGCGCCCACTAGCTCCCAGGTCATCGCGACGACGTCGTGCTTCTCCAGCGTCGAGGACACCAGCAGCTTGTCCGCCGCGCGATCGTAGAAGCTCACGACCCTTGGATCCCTGAACGAACCGAAAACGACAGTCAGCCTCTCGAAGGCCTTCCAGTTGCGACTGACCGGCTCCGAGCGGATCGAACGCTCACCTCCGAACGTCAGCAGCGCGGCCAACTCGGCGGCAACTTCGCTGTGCGGATACTCCCGCTGCAACCAGGACAGGAACCGCTCCGCGTCACCTGGCGACGGCGTAAACTCCAGGGCGACCTTGGCGGTCGAAGTTCGGAGGACCCAGCCCGTTCCCCACGAGCGAGCGAAGAGCGCGTAGAGCCGATCCACGGTCGCATCACGTGCGACGGGGACTCGGAACGCTCGGTCGAGCCCGACCACGTGGCGAGCTCGCGAGGGCTCATCGTCGAAGACGACGAGCACTCCCTCGTCGATCGGTTTGACAGCCTCAAGGCGCCGGTCTCGAAGCAGCGGCACCGTGATGTGGGGGGGGACCCGCTGGGCCGGTTCGTGTTCCAAGCGCTCGTCAATCCGCGCATACAGCTCGATCGCGAGCGAGAGCGCCTCTCGCCGGGTGTGTAGTCGCTCCTTGTCGAGGCGTAACGCAAGCTCGCCGAGCGCGCCGAACAACCGCGCGAGTGGCGCATCTTCGACCGAAGGCACGCCGAGCACTCTCAACAAGCTCGACGCCGCGGCCAAGTTGTGGGGGACGACGTTGAGCACTTGCGCGTAGCCCGCACGACGCGCTCCATCGGGCAGGCGCCAGAGCTGCCCAGCAGGTACTCGGACGGGCTCGCGACCCACGCCTCGTTCTCCAGGGAAAACGGCCCAATCGAGGCAAGCCAACGCAACGACCCACATCGACGCGACGGGATCGACAACGTGAGTGCCCACGCGACCCAGCGAGACGCTGTGGTGTCGTAGATAGACGTCCGGGTGCATCAGCATCAGGTCTACGATGGGCTGCCGCCGTTCTGCGACCTCAAGACCGTCGATCCAACACACTTGGTTGACGTCATGCGGGAGCCGATGCATCCAACGCGTTGGGTGCGTCGCGAGGTACTCGACGTAGACGCGATAGACCGCGTCGAGCTCAGGCTTCCCAAGCGTAGGATTGCCAACGACGTAGAGTCTACGGTTCAAGCTCTCGAGTGGTGCGCTGCGGTTCGGGAAAACCACGACCCGAGGCACCGCCTTGACCCCCATGAGTTCGACAGCCCCGCGCCAACTGGCCAGGGCCTCCTCTGCCAATCCGAACCGCTCACGGAGCACGCGAAGAGGCAGCAGGCGCCGACCAGGATACGCTTGTTCTAGCAGCCGATCGTGGTCGCGCGACAGGCCCCATCCCTCGCCAAGGTAGCACTTATTCGCCTCCGCCCAGGAGACACCGCCCCCGGTCGTAGCGATGACGGGCACGCGTGCAAGACTACAATCCAGCTTCCTGCGCGATACCTCTCGCATCGAGGCGATCCACGCGACCGCCTGGCCAAAAAGCTCAAGAGCAAGCTCGCTATCGTTGACCGACGCTTTCACCAAGGCCGGGAATAGAGCCTCCTCGAGCAGCTCCGTCTTGCGCGGCCGGCGCACGAGCCGTTGGTCGGCAAGGCGAAGCGCGAGCTTCGTCAGCGCTCGGCCATCCTCGCGCAAGCGCATTGCGCCGCTGTCGAGCAGCCGGATCATTGCTGCGACTCGGGAGGGGACGTTTGCGACCTCCTCTTCGTCGCCCTGGGGGTCTACCGGAGCGGGAAGAAACACACGCTGCGCGGGGGCCGCGAGCTCGGTGCTGCCAACAGGGAGCCACGCTTGCTCTTGAAGGTCGGCGGCATCGAAGCACTCCAGGAGCGCAATCGCGAAACCCTCCCAATAGCTGGGCCCCTCGTTGCGATGACGTCGCGCCGCAAGTTCGACGGCGCTCATCATTTTCGGTGTGCGCTCGAGCCAAGGATGAGGACGCGACTCCAGCTTGGGCAGGTCAATGGACGCCAACACGTCTGCGACCTCTATCAGCAGGCCTTCGTCTGGAAGTCGCTTGAGCAGGTCCGGCACCCCGGGGAGCACATCGCGCAGAAACGGGAGGAGTGTCCGCTCATTCTTCCCGGGCAACCTGCATTCGCCGCGCCGAGCAAAGCGTTCACCGCCCCAGGTCAGCACCACGTCGGCGTCAGCAACGCCGCCTGGCTCGAATACACGCTTGGCAAGCGCACCGGGACTGCGCTGCAGCGCGAGCGTCGCTGCTCGCCGCTCTTCGATCCGGTTCGATGCCCTGAGACGGATGAGCAATTCGCCAACGAGTTCAGCCGCCACCTCGAGCAGCAGAGCATTGTAGGGCAGCGCGAAGTCGAGCCCCGTGCGCGAGATCGTCGCGAAGAACCGGGCATCCACATGCACGGGCAATCCAGTGGGTTGCTGCGTTGGTAGGCCAAGGCAGAAGCGCCCAGCCGGTCCGAGCGGTGCTGGGCGTTCGCCACGAGGCATCGGAAGCGCGATCGTGACAGGGAGAGGGTCGTCCTCCGTCCAGGTCTCAAGGCCGAAGTCACTGAGCGCATCCGTGACCAATCGCCTGCGCTCGGCGGCGACCGGCGCGGCGCCCGCAAGAGCGTCACGCTGGAGCAGCCAGAAGTGTGTGCTGCGAACTACGCCTCCTGGCTCGACGACCGAAACCGTCGCCTCGGCGAGCGATCCAGGGGCACCCGCGATCGTGCGCGTGAAGGTCCAGCGAAGGTCGCGAACGTGGTCGAGGACGATGACCGTTGAGACTCCGGTAAGAAACAGGACAGCCAGCTCCGCTTGACCCGGTTCGCCATTCCCGGCACCCACCAGGCGGTCAATTGCCTGGGCCACGTCGTCCGCTGCACGCTGGTCACGCAGGGGGAGTACGACGAGGGTGCGTATCAATCGCTGTGCTGGCTCTGGGATGCGCAGCTCGGCGAGGCGCTCGAGGAGAGCGTCTCGCGTTCGGGCAAGCGGAAACTTGAATCCGGCCACCCGCGCGAGCTCGGGCCGAACCGCGTCCATCGGCTCTTCAAAGCCCCTCTCCGCCAACGACCGCGCAAGCCCGGCGTTCTCAGTGAAGAACGTGCGGATGTCGTCCTCTACCGCCGCGACCAGTGCTTGCTG harbors:
- a CDS encoding DUF3883 domain-containing protein; its protein translation is MPAALRELWRQRAHLLASNVATHGREHREIAHAAALIRQDYHDRFLVELLQNANDQALRGEVHDSTVVVVRSERLLAVSNGGQVLTPQNLERISSLADSDKTGMLVGNKGVGFKAVYQVTGAPEFYSAAEAEASGASGDVFTDFGIGIALEQEPFQQQALVAAVEDDIRTFFTENAGLARSLAERGFEEPMDAVRPELARVAGFKFPLARTRDALLERLAELRIPEPAQRLIRTLVVLPLRDQRAADDVAQAIDRLVGAGNGEPGQAELAVLFLTGVSTVIVLDHVRDLRWTFTRTIAGAPGSLAEATVSVVEPGGVVRSTHFWLLQRDALAGAAPVAAERRRLVTDALSDFGLETWTEDDPLPVTIALPMPRGERPAPLGPAGRFCLGLPTQQPTGLPVHVDARFFATISRTGLDFALPYNALLLEVAAELVGELLIRLRASNRIEERRAATLALQRSPGALAKRVFEPGGVADADVVLTWGGERFARRGECRLPGKNERTLLPFLRDVLPGVPDLLKRLPDEGLLIEVADVLASIDLPKLESRPHPWLERTPKMMSAVELAARRHRNEGPSYWEGFAIALLECFDAADLQEQAWLPVGSTELAAPAQRVFLPAPVDPQGDEEEVANVPSRVAAMIRLLDSGAMRLREDGRALTKLALRLADQRLVRRPRKTELLEEALFPALVKASVNDSELALELFGQAVAWIASMREVSRRKLDCSLARVPVIATTGGGVSWAEANKCYLGEGWGLSRDHDRLLEQAYPGRRLLPLRVLRERFGLAEEALASWRGAVELMGVKAVPRVVVFPNRSAPLESLNRRLYVVGNPTLGKPELDAVYRVYVEYLATHPTRWMHRLPHDVNQVCWIDGLEVAERRQPIVDLMLMHPDVYLRHHSVSLGRVGTHVVDPVASMWVVALACLDWAVFPGERGVGREPVRVPAGQLWRLPDGARRAGYAQVLNVVPHNLAAASSLLRVLGVPSVEDAPLARLFGALGELALRLDKERLHTRREALSLAIELYARIDERLEHEPAQRVPPHITVPLLRDRRLEAVKPIDEGVLVVFDDEPSRARHVVGLDRAFRVPVARDATVDRLYALFARSWGTGWVLRTSTAKVALEFTPSPGDAERFLSWLQREYPHSEVAAELAALLTFGGERSIRSEPVSRNWKAFERLTVVFGSFRDPRVVSFYDRAADKLLVSSTLEKHDVVAMTWELVGARSRDLWAGYAHALRDGSTRSFLREREITDVEIVDVADAAGLHRSMSVDGLAPALLAARCHMVPGTSLEDAAAWFASVGDRPEDVARALERPDLTAVLTAALEQRAPEGEIQVVRYLGVPWPLWQDAVLRRDGKRYAFVESELRYRRAREHVVAVAREIGAREASVDLALLGTAISDALASPTPDDVRFLPVETAAPDDAAWRAVRLAVSSFDVVVRALEELPPPPWDSELPTPRDATQRGVRLYRDVAATTREIDATTSVKAVVQVAVRLAASFNEQVDGASVLADAPFNARMSGEWAHVYSALLLLRPLLEATAPETVKKLSSVHAFREPTTESSLMAKLPEIPRTEPEAPQPKQSVLGVELTAVELRADLASGADGVLGGKLAEAAARGLDPVILSGVRPQLPPPNGSGTSGGGGGSGGSTSRPRREPELVGDIGEALVHEWLASVLGADYGPDCWVSKARERYGFPASGNDGLGYDFKVPDPKGRLFGKPAAAFLLEVKSTSTDGSGPFPMSRAEWDQARQCHEEGGDTIYIILRVFEADSNPRIGDVVMDPFAAHRRGEIRLAERDLWVTVATPSGGRTDATRREHSV